In Primulina eburnea isolate SZY01 chromosome 3, ASM2296580v1, whole genome shotgun sequence, one DNA window encodes the following:
- the LOC140828222 gene encoding uncharacterized protein yields the protein MQILSLEVDGEERRTLRSRIKRPKFDDDHHHQLASLHSTFKLAKQVWKGRDNPQSREHNLSTIECEWRSCTIDVDGAISNGKSSTMPAKHILELVLDTLQRRDRYEIFAEPVDPDEAEDYYEIIKEPMDFGTMRAKLHEGMYQNLEQFEHDAFLIPKNAMHFNSSATIYFRQASAIHELAKKVFHVLKTNPENFVLEFSGGRRRSMRKALKSHDSKNSTRCHIAKTSGSDVSSALKGTLTMSSVSEGRVICSSTKKKGKKKRKIPTNFSTGRRRVSNSREGGATDRRCTYLSWKSSALHNEINDHSACYTDCKPLMMLNEHGDYSYKNSLLSFAKQLGPVAQMVAKRKLALGGDDVIISVASNHADSNAFGTSLGGCPFRRTMSKRIEEDGDGRPRLATFCHNIDIITTNNNTHNKGEDKADKYFKESNNKLQKEEECGVVQRNEIIISDDSCSAIKRPSADSFRDGAKD from the exons ATGCAAATCTTGTCCCTTGAAGTTGATGGGGAAGAGAGAAGAACCCTGAGAAGCAGAATCAAGAGACCAAAATTTGATGATGATCATCACCACCAACTTGCTTCTCTTCATTCCACTTTCAAATTGGCCAAACAAGTTTGGAAG GGTAGAGACAACCCGCAGAGTCGTGAACACAATCTCTCAACCATCGAATGTG AATGGAGAAGCTGTACAATTGATGTCGATGGTGCAATTTCAAATG GTAAATCATCTACAATGCCAGCAAAGCATATACTCGAGCTCGTTCTTGATACGCTACAGAG GAGAGACAGATACGAAATATTTGCTGAACCAGTTGACCCGGATGAG gCTGAGGATTACTATGAAATCATTAAAGAGCCTATGGACTTTGGCACCATGAGGGCTAAACTCCATGAAGGAATGTACCAAAACCTTGAACAATTCGAG CATGATGCATTTTTGATACCAAAAAATGCAATGCATTTCAATTCCTCAGCCACCATATATTTCAGACAG GCCAGCGCAATACATGAATTAGCTAAGAAGGTTTTTCATGTTCTTAAAACAAATCCTGAAAACTTTGTTTTGGAATTTTCTGGGGGGAGAAGAAGATCGATGAGAAAAGCTTTGAAGAGTCATGATTCAAAGAATTCAACAAGATGTCACATTGCCAAAACATCGGGTAGTGATGTGTCTTCTGCTTTAAAGGGAACTTTAACAATGTCCTCTGTTTCTGAAGGCCGGGTAATATGTAGCAGCACCAAGAAGAAAGGGAAGAAGAAAAGGAAGATCCCAACAAATTTCTCGACAG GTCGTAGGAGAGTATCCAATTCACGCGAAGGAGGAGCAACGGATAGGCGTTGCACATATTTGTCTTGGAAATCATCCGCCTTGCACAATGAGATTAATGATCATTCTGCCTGTTATACCGACTGTAAACCACTGATGATG TTGAACGAGCATGGTGATTATAGCTACAAGAATAGTCTGTTGTCATTCGCGAAACAGTTGGGGCCGGTGGCGCAAATGGTTGCAAAGAGGAAGCTAGCGTTGGGAGGAGATGATGTAATTATTTCTGTGGCTTCTAATCATGCGGATTCCAATGCATTTGGAACATCATTGGGTGGTTGTCCCTTCCGCAGAACAATGAGTAAAAGAATTGAAGAAGACGGGGACGGTCGACCAAGATTAGCAACCTTCTGCCATAATATTGATATAATAACAACGAATAATAATACTCATAATAAGGGAGAAGACAAAGCTGACAAATATTTCAAAGAGTCGAATAATAAATTACAAAAAGAAGAAGAATGTGGTGTGGTACAGAGAAATGAAATTATCATCAGTGATGATTCCTGTTCAGCCATTAAGCGTCCTTCAGCTGATAGTTTCAGAGATGGTGCCAAAGACTGA
- the LOC140826273 gene encoding cell division control protein 2 homolog C has protein sequence MDKYEKLEKVGEGTYGKVYKAKEKATGQVVALKKTRLEMDEEGVPPTALREVSLLQMLSQSLYVVRLLCVEHVDNKNGKPLLYLVFEYLDTDLKKFIDSHRKGPNPRPLPQQLVQSFLYQLCKGVSHCHSHGVLHRDLKPQNLLLDKDKGVLKIADLGLGRAFTVPLKSYTHEIVTLWYRAPEVLLGSTNYSTAVDMWSVGCIFAEMVRRQALFPGDSEFQQLLHIFRLLGTPTENQWPGVRSLRDWHVYPQWEPQNLARAVPSLGPDGVDLLSKMLIYDPADRISAKAALDHPYFDSLDKSQF, from the exons ATGGACAAGTACGAAAAGCTTGAGAAGGTAGGGGAAGGGACGTACGGGAAGGTGTACAAGGCCAAAGAGAAGGCGACGGGGCAGGTGGTGGCGTTGAAGAAAACGCGGCTGGAGATGGATGAAGAGGGGGTTCCGCCGACCGCACTTCGAGAGGTGTCCCTCCTTCAGATGCTGTCCCAATCCCTCTATGTGGTGCGTTTGCTTTGCGTGGAGCACGTAGATAACAAGAACGGAAAGCCCCTTCTCTATCTGGTTTTCGAGTATCTCGACACCGACCTCAAGAAGTTCATCGATTCCCACCGCAAAGGCCCCAACCCCAGGCCGCTCCCCCAACAATTGGTTCAGAGCTTCCTCTACCAGCTCTGCAAGGGCGTCTCTCACTGCCATAGTCACGGAGTTCTTCACCGTGACCTCAAGCCCCAAAATCTGCTTCTTGATAAGGACAAAGGCGTTCTTAAGATCGCCGATCTCGGTCTTGGAAGGGCATTTACTGTACCTCTCAAGAGCTACACACACGAGATCGTTACTCTATGGTATAGAGCTCCTGAGGTCCTCCTCGGATCAACTAATTACTCTACTGCAGTTGATATGTGGTCTGTTGGGTGTATTTTCG CTGAGATGGTCAGACGACAAGCTTTGTTTCCTGGAGATTCCGAGTTTCAACAACTGCTGCATATCTTTAG GTTGCTGGGGACACCAACTGAGAACCAGTGGCCAGGAGTTAGGTCACTGCGAGATTGGCATGTGTATCCACAATGGGAACCTCAGAACTTGGCCCGTGCCGTTCCCTCACTGGGACCTGATGGTGTCGACCTTTTATCG AAGATGCTTATATATGATCCAGCTGACAGGATTTCAGCGAAAGCTGCTCTTGATCACCCATACTTTGACAGCTTGGATAAATCTCAATTCTGA
- the LOC140826274 gene encoding ethanolamine-phosphate cytidylyltransferase-like, which translates to MVSERENGQPSSRILESWLIGGLVIGVSFLGFNFALPKNRKKKSIRVYMDGCFDMMHYGHCNALRQARALGDQLVVGVVSDAEIIANKGPPVTPLSERMIMVSAVKWVDEVIPDAPYAITEDFMRKLFDEYNIDYIIHGDDPCILPDGTDAYALAKKVGRYKQIKRTEGVSSTDIVGRMLLCVRERSTGDGHNHSSLQRQFSHGHSHKSEDGESGSGTRISHFLPTSRRIVQFSNGKGPGQDARIVYIDGAFDLFHAGHVEILRMARGLGDFLLVGIHTDQTVSSKRGAHRPIMNLHERSLSVLACRYADEVIIGAPWEVSKDMITTFDISLVVHGTVAEDNDFQKEKRNPYSVPNSLGIFKLLESPLDITTSTIIKRIVSNHEAYQRRNEKKAESERRYYEDKSYVLGD; encoded by the exons ATGGTGTCGGAGAGGGAGAATGGCCAGCCGAGCTCGCGGATTCTGGAATCTTGGCTAATTGGAGGGCTGGTAATTGGGGTCTCATTTCTAGGTTTTAACTTTGCCCTGCCGAAGAACAGGAAGAAGAAGTCGATAAGGGTGTATATGGATGGGTGCTTCGACATGATGCATTACGGCCACTGCAACGCACTTCGTCAGGCTCGAGCCCTCGGCGATCAGTTGGTCGTCGGCGTTGTAAGCGATGCTGAAATTATTGCCAACAAAGGCCCTCCAGTCACGCCTCTTAGTGAGAG GATGATCATGGTAAGTGCTGTAAAATGGGTGGACGAAGTTATTCCTGATGCTCCCTATGCTATCACTGAAGATTTCATGAGAAAACTGTTTGATGAGTACAATATTGATTATATTATCCATGGGGATGATCCCTGCATTCTTCCAGATGGGACTGATGCTTATGCCCTTGCCAAGAAGGTTGGacgatataaacagattaagcGTACTGAAGGGGTCTCAAGTACTGACATTGTTG GTCGTATGCTTCTCTGTGTGAGAGAGAGGTCAACTGGTGACGGTCATAACCACTCTTCTCTACAAAGACAATTCAGCCATGGTCATAGCCACAAATCTGAAGATGGTGAGTCTGGTAGTGGAACAAGAATATCACATTTTTTGCCTACATCTCGCAGGATTGTCCAATTTTCCAATGGAAAG gGGCCTGGACAAGATGCTCGCATAGTTTATATAGACGGTGCATTTGATCTATTCcatgctggacatgtggag ATACTTAGGATGGCCCGGGGGCTTGGTGACTTTCTGCTTGTTGGTATCCATACTGACCAAACTGTCAG TTCAAAAAGAGGAGCACACCGTCCGATTATGAATCTACACGAACGAAGCTTAAGTGTTTTGGCTTGTCGCTATGCGGATGAGGTCATAATTGGTGCTCCGTGGGAGGTTTCTAAAGATATG ATAACCACCTTCGATATCTCGTTGGTTGTGCATGGAACTGTAGCAGAGGATAATGATTTTCAGAAG GAGAAGAGGAATCCTTATTCTGTCCCAAACAGCCTTGGTATTTTCAAGCTCTTGGAAAGTCCTCTGGACATTACGACTAGCACAATAATCAAGAGGATTGTATCAAATCATGAGGCATACCAG AGACGAAATGAGAAAAAGGCTGAAAGTGAGAGAAGGTATTATGAAGATAAATCTTATGTTTTGGGTGACTGA
- the LOC140826275 gene encoding LOW QUALITY PROTEIN: RNA cytidine acetyltransferase 1-like (The sequence of the model RefSeq protein was modified relative to this genomic sequence to represent the inferred CDS: inserted 1 base in 1 codon), with protein sequence MRKKVDERIRTLIENGVKSRHRSMLVIIGDKSRDQIANLHYMLCKSVVKSRPSVLWCYKDKLELSSHQKKRAKQRKKLVQRGQLDPEKVDPFTLFVETGGITYCLYRDSERILGNTFGMCVLQDFEALTPNLLARTIETVEGGGLIVLLLRSLSSLTSLCTMVMDVHERFRTESHNQATGRFNERFLLSVASCEACVVMDDELNILPISSHMKTIAPVAVREDSEGLSEAERELKNLKEELNDDFPVGPLIRKCCTLDQGKAVITFLDAILDKSLRKTVALLAARGRGKSAALGLAIAGAVATGYSNIYVTAPSPENLKTLFEFISKGFDLLDYKEHLDYDMVKSANPDFKKSTVRINIYKQHRQTIQYIQPHEHEKLSQVELLVVDEAAAXPLPVVKSLLGPYLVFLSSTVNGYEGTGRSLSLKLLQQLEQQSQMSNKSTESVVSGRLFKKIELSESIRYASSDPIESWLHGLLCLDATKSIPNINRLPSPGECDLYYVNRDTLFSYHKDSELFLQRMMALYVASHYKNSPNDLQLMADAPAHHLFVLLGPIDESQNRLPDILCVVQVCLEGEISRKSAVKSLSEGHQPFGDQIPWKFCEQFRNTDFPSLSGARIVRIATHPSAMRLKYGSTAVELLVRYFEGQLTPISELEVDELTESSPVRVIDAAEKASLLEESINPRTDLPPLLVPLRERRPEKLHYLGVSFGLTLDLFGFWKKHNFAPFYISPVPNNVTGEHSCMVLKPLNNDDFETSGSDTLGFFSPFSEEFRKDFTKLLARTFRRMEYKLAMSVLDPKIKFSEVDLSSSSGFLNSISGILSPLAMERLEAYTNNLVDYRMTAAFVDDLARAYFWKKMPITLSYAQASVLLCIGLQGKDISCIEAEMEIERQQIMSLYMKVMKKFYKFLRDLASNEIHCSVPHLRDITMEPHPVSVEEDLNAAAKQVEDEMKAKADGMLNPEHLQQYAIVEKEVDFETALKNGGGKALSGGHFSVKSSKSKIEKLSEGKRNKQEKGSKTNKRRKPN encoded by the exons ATGAGGAAAAAAGTCGACGAACGCATCAGAACTTTGATAGAAAATGGAGTCAAGTCCCGACACCGCTCTATGCTTGTCATAATTGGTGACAAGTCTCGTGACCAG ATAGCGAATTTGCATTACATGCTATGCAAATCAGTGGTTAAGTCGAGGCCGAGTGTTCTGTGGTGCTACAAGGACAAGCTGGAGCTTAGCag CCACCAAAAAAAGCGAGCCAAACAAAGAAAGAAGCTAGTGCAAAGGGGGCAGCTGGATCCTGAGAAAGTTGATCCTTTCACGCTTTTTGTTGAAACTGGAGGAATAACCTATTGCTTGTACAGAGATTCTGAGAGAATTCTGGGGAACACTTTTGGCATGTGTGTATTACAG GATTTTGAAGCTTTGACACCAAACCTTCTAGCAAGGACTATCGAAACTGTTGAAGGTGGTGGATTGATAGTATTGCTTCTGCGCTCTCTTTCCTCACTCACTAGTCTGTGCACTATGGTTATG GATGTTCACGAAAGGTTTCGTACAGAATCTCATAATCAGGCTACTGGGCGTTTCAATGAACGTTTCTTGCTTTCAGTTGCTTCATGCGAAGCTTGTGTTGTCATGGATGATGAACTCAACATTCTACCAATTTCTTCGCATATGAAAACAATTGCCCCAGTTGCAGTTCGAGAG GATTCTGAGGGGCTCTCAGAAGCTGAAAGAGAATTGAAGAATTTGAAAGAAGAACTCAATGATGATTTTCCTGTGGGCCCTCTGATTAGAAAATGCTGCACGTTGGATCAG GGAAAAGCTGTAATTACTTTCCTTGATGCAATTTTGGACAAGAGCCTTCGAAAAACGGTAGCTTTGCTTGCTGCTCGTGGCCGTGGGAAGTCTGCTGCTCTTGGTCTGGCAATTGCTGGAGCAGTTGCTACTGG GTATTCAAATATTTATGTAACCGCACCAAGCCCAGAGAACCTGAAAACATTGTTTGAGTTTATAAGCAAGGGATTTGATTTACTCGATTACAAG GAACACTTAGATTATGACATGGTGAAAAGTGCAAATCCTGATTTCAAAAAATCCACTGTGCGAATCAATATCTACAAACAACACAGACAGACAATTCAG TATATTCAACCACATGAACATGAGAAGCTCTCCCAAGTTGAATTGTTGGTGGTTGATGAAGCAGCAG ATCCATTACCAGTTGTGAAGTCCTTGCTTGGTCCTTATCTTGTATTCCTTTCATCTACTGTCAATGG CTATGAAGGTACAGGACGGTCATTATCTCTAAAACTTCTGCAGCAACTGGAGCAACAAAGTCAGATGTCAAATAAGAGCACAGAGTCTGTTGTCTCAG gtCGGCTTTTCAAAAAGATTGAATTGAGTGAATCTATCAGATATGCTTCCAGTGATCCAATTGAATCATGGCTTCATGGTTTACTGTGTCTTGATGCTACAAAATCCATCCCTAATATTAACAG GCTACCCTCACCTGGCGAATGCGATCTCTACTATGTCAATCGAGATACATTGTTCTCCTATCATAAGGACAGTGAATTATTTTTGCAG CGAATGATGGCTCTGTATGTTGCTTCACACTACAAGAATTCTCCCAATGATTTGCAATTGATGGCTGATGCTCCCGCACATCACTTATTTGTGCTACTTG GTCCCATTGATGAGTCCCAAAACCGTCTTCCTGATATTCTGTGTGTAGTCCAG GTCTGTCTTGAGGGAGAAATTTCTCGTAAATCTGCGGTTAAAAGCTTAAGTGAGGGTCATCAGCCCTTTGGAGATCAAATTCCCTGGAAATTTTGTGAGCAGTTTCGGAACACAGATTTTCCCAGTCTTTCAGGCGCTCGTATTGTACGCATTGCCACACATCCAAGTGCAATGAGG CTTAAATATGGCTCTACAGCTGTTGAACTTTTAGTTAG GTATTTTGAGGGCCAGTTGACTCCAATATCTGAATTAGAAGTTGACGAACTCACAGAGAGTTCCCCAGTCAGGGTCATTGATGCTGCAGAGAAG GCCTCGTTGCTGGAAGAAAGTATAAACCCAAGAACCGACCTTCCTCCATTGCTTGTACCTCTCCGTGAACGACGGCCAGAAAAGCTCCATTATCTTGGTGTCTCGTTTGGGCTTACTCTTGACCTTTTTGGCTTTTGGAAGAAACATAATTTTGCTCCATTCTACATTAGCCCCGTTCCG AATAATGTGACTGGTGAACACTCCTGCATGGTTCTGAAACCATTAAATAATGATGACTTTGAAACCAGTGGATCTGATACTTTGGGCTTTTTCAGTCCATTTTCTGAAG AATTCAGGAAGGACTTCACTAAGTTGTTGGCTCGTACATTTCGTCGAATGGAATATAAACTTGCCATGAG TGTCTTGGACCCGAAGATAAAGTTCTCAGAGGTGGATCTGTCCTCGTCCAGTGGatttttaaattcaattagtGGGATCCTATCACCCCTTGCTATGGAACGCCTGGAAGCATACACTAATAATCTTGTAGACTATCGCATG ACTGCAGCATTTGTAGACGATCTTGCCCGTGCATACTTCTGGAAGAAGATGCCAATCACTTTGTCTTATGCCCAGGCTTCTGTTCTGCTCTGCATCGGTTTGCAGGGAAAAGATATTTCCTGCATTGAG GCGGAGATGGAGATAGAGAGGCAGCAAATAATGTCGTTGTACATGAAAGTAATGAAGAAGTTTTACAAATTCTTACGTGATTTGGCATCAAACGAGATTCATTGTAGTGTTCCTCACTTGAGAGAT ATCACCATGGAACCTCATCCAGTTTCCGTGGAAGAAGATCTCAATGCTGCAGCGAAACAAGTTGAG GATGAGATGAAAGCAAAGGCAGATGGTATGCTGAACCCTGAACATCTACAACAGTATGCAATTGTAGAGAAAGAAGTTGATTTCGAGACTGCCTTGAAAAATGGAGGTGGAAAGGCTCTGTCTGGTGGTCATTTTAgcgtaaaatcaagtaaaagtAAGATTGAGAAGCTGAGTGAGGGGAAGAGAAATAAGCAAGAAAAGGGTTCCAAAACAAACAAGAGGAGAAAACCAAATTGA
- the LOC140826276 gene encoding violaxanthin de-epoxidase, chloroplastic: MVLPPSMLYHPFHARFIFPTLELSVLHATNEYKPRLYRSPAFFIAKSFGFPPSHRLLCHTNLLIRGTDFRNCSTSAATDESTSPVRIVALVGEGSVSPLKSTPWSDVMLHTAERLRWIDEGFEMLVFTDNFNQANYEFIGMKIDHANILMIVAVVDQESVEWIQANCQQVSNVICFDSSPALTNKLGGYLVQTEAKRSIFRFLSLPPQRELEKSEEVVRTVFEAWDRHNADDIRFCLLVIINAYIRPVSTLKNLRAKGFSTLNCMVKNCGPQILNCLLDPNCRKALQCLNQCSPVDQVCNYCCIASYESPKLEEFSLCVLQKHNCLELDAKIPEKPHVMPMVRFRGEDLSHEISEDLLVGWLGRLGWSWRVVAGQNPAYDQFPCQYQLFYRGKARGSFWYEPVFQVRTLGGALVWRRRKYRVKRGKIPGTFYFSVLDNGVVSNEFWTIVDVTDDFTWGLFHYHGAARVAGQSYSGAVLVSPDGTYPDESQRHRLESALGRCRIKEWELYFVDNSCCQNPPLGPHEG; encoded by the exons ATGGTTCTTCCACCGTCGATGCTCTACCATCCATTCCATGCCCGCTTCATTTTCCCAACGCTCGAACTCTCCGTTCTACACGCAACTAATGAATACAAGCCTCGACTGTACCGCTCACCGGCTTTCTTCATCGCCAAATCATTCGGTTTTCCTCCGAGTCACCGCCTTTTATGCCATACAAATCTATTGATCCGAGGCACAGATTTTCGTAATTGTTCCACTTCAGCTGCCACGGACGAGAGTACGAGTCCGGTGAGAATAGTGGCTCTCGTCGGAGAAGGTAGCGTAAGCCCGCTTAAATCCACACCGTGGTCGGACGTTATGCTCCACACA GCTGAAAGATTGCGATGGATTGATGAAGGGTTTGAAATGCTTGTTTTTACGGATAACTTTAATCAAGCGAATTATGAGTTCATAGGGATGAAAATAGATCATGCAAATATTTTGATGATTGTTGCTGTAGTAGATCAAGAATCCGTTGAATGGATCCAAGCCAATTGTCAACAAGTCTCAAATGTCATATGTTTTGATTCATCTCCTGCTTTGACAAACAAGTTAGGGGGGTATCTTGTCCAAACTGAGGCAAAAAGAAGTATATTCAGATTTTTATCATTGCCTCCACAACGAGAACTCGAGAAATCAGAGGAAGTTGTTCGAACTGTATTTGAGGCCTGGGATAGGCATAATGCTGATGATATACGGTTCTGTCTACTAGTTATAATAAATGCTTATATAAGGCCAGTTTCGACCCTGAAGAATCTCAGAGCAAAAGGCTTTTCGACATTGAATTGCATGGTGAAAAATTGTGGGCCTCAAATATTGAATTGTCTGTTGGATCCAAATTGTAGGAAAGCTCTTCAATGCTTGAATCAATGTAGTCCAGTGGACCAAGTATGCAACTATTGTTGCATTGCTTCATACGAGAGTCCTAAACTCGAAGAATTTTCCTTATGTGTACTGCAGAAGCATAACTGTCTTGAATTGGATGCCAAGATTCCAGAGAAACCTCATGTGATGCCAATGGTTCGGTTTCGAGGGGAGGATTTGAGTCATGAAATAAGTGAAGATCTTCTTGTGGGTTGGTTAGGAAGGTTGGGTTGGAGTTGGCGTGTTGTTGCTGGACAAAACCCCGCTTATGATCAGTTCCCATGCCAGTACCAGTTATTCTACCGGGGAAAGGCGAGAGGGTCATTTTGGTATGAACCAGTTTTTCAAGTGAGAACACTTGGAGGGGCTTTGGTGTGGAGACGAAGAAAATACCGTGTTAAACGAGGAAAGATACCTGGGACATTTTACTTCAGTGTATTGGATAATGGAGTGGTTTCAAATGAATTTTGGACGATAGTGGATGTGACAGATGATTTTACTTGGGGTCTGTTTCACTATCATGGAGCTGCTCGAGTTGCGGGACAGTCGTACAGTGGGGCAGTTCTTGTCAGCCCGGATGGCACATACCCAGACGAGAGTCAGAGGCATCGATTGGAGTCTGCGTTAGGTAGATGTAGAATCAAGGAGTGGGAGCTATATTTTGTTGATAAT